One Methanobacterium sp. DNA window includes the following coding sequences:
- a CDS encoding formylmethanofuran--tetrahydromethanopterin N-formyltransferase has product MVEIENTFCEAFDGIYSRVIITADDIETLKRAAYDATSTPGTVIGRVEGGIERWLNTNETPDGREGAVLQFWYGKENIEKFNVELSYRIRQDILVKPFTAVFDASINPSGKMDMIRNVGHCGDGHEWKENKYGREMIIIPIAIPDFEIESTLGYMKGIMGANFWYMCAKKSSVMNGGKKALEAIAEVEGAIAPFDICSAASKPETNYPWIGPTTNHPYCPSLKKTLNNESRVPENVKYIPEIVINGIDLDTVKKAMKAGIEALMDVEGVINVSAGNYGGQLGDHKIYLIEL; this is encoded by the coding sequence ATGGTTGAAATAGAAAACACTTTCTGCGAAGCTTTTGATGGAATTTACAGCAGAGTTATAATAACTGCAGATGACATAGAAACTCTTAAAAGAGCAGCTTATGATGCTACTTCAACTCCAGGCACTGTAATTGGGCGTGTTGAAGGTGGAATTGAACGATGGTTAAATACAAATGAAACTCCTGATGGGAGAGAAGGAGCCGTATTACAGTTTTGGTATGGAAAAGAGAATATAGAAAAATTTAATGTAGAATTATCCTATAGAATAAGGCAGGATATTCTTGTAAAACCATTTACTGCAGTTTTTGATGCTTCAATTAATCCTTCTGGAAAAATGGACATGATTAGGAATGTAGGGCATTGTGGAGATGGGCATGAATGGAAGGAAAATAAATATGGCCGTGAAATGATTATTATTCCCATAGCAATCCCTGATTTTGAAATAGAAAGTACATTAGGATACATGAAAGGAATTATGGGTGCAAACTTCTGGTATATGTGCGCTAAAAAAAGTTCTGTTATGAATGGAGGAAAGAAAGCTTTGGAGGCCATAGCTGAAGTTGAAGGTGCTATTGCTCCTTTTGATATATGTTCTGCAGCATCAAAGCCAGAAACAAATTATCCATGGATAGGACCAACAACAAACCACCCTTACTGTCCATCACTTAAAAAAACACTAAATAATGAATCAAGAGTCCCTGAAAATGTTAAATACATCCCTGAAATAGTGATAAATGGAATTGATTTAGATACAGTAAAAAAAGCTATGAAAGCAGGAATTGAAGCTCTAATGGATGTTGAAGGAGTAATAAACGTTTCTGCAGGAAATTATGGTGGTCAATTAGGTGATCATAAGATTTACTTAATAGAATTATAA